Within the Feifania hominis genome, the region GGTTGCCTCCCTCGTAGACCGTGTACTGGTCCTTTTCCTCCAGACGCTCACGCCAGAAGAGAGAGTCTCTCTCGGTGCCGTCGTCCACCACAGTCATGGGAATTTCCGGGTTGTCGGTTTTGACATTGAGCACAATGCTGTCCGGTTCGACATGCTTATAGCCCGAGGTGGAGTAGAGCGTGCCGCGAAATTCCTCACTGACGAGTTCAAAGGTGAAATCCTCCCGGCCAAAGGGCTCGATGCCAAGCAGCTCACAGAGCTTCACATAGCCGACATAGGCCCCCTGTTCGTTCCAGTGGTGGTCGGTGCGATAGTAGTACTGCCGCGCGCCGTCACTGAGCTCACCGAAGAGATCGCCGAGCTTCACGTCGTCCGACAGCTTCTGCCGGATAGTCTCGAGCGTAATGCTCTGGTCGTACTGCGGCGCAAAGGGCGGCTGAAGCTGCGGCAGCATCTGGGCCGCCGACGGCACAGGGATAAAGGCGACCTTTTTGCCGGTAGTCGCAGCGAGGAGATTGAGGCCCTCGATGTTTTTTTCAATGATCCCCTGGTCCGGCTCTTTGAGCGACTCGAAGAGAAAGCCCTCTCTGCCGAAGTACACGCCGTTGTTGTCGGTCTTCATCGACAGGCGCTGCAGATCCGCTTTCACACCGATAAAGAAATCGCGGCTTGGAAACTGGTCGGCGAGATAGCTCTCAAAGTCCTCGGCGAAGTCGCCGTCATAGAGCCGGCGCAGAGTGAATTTCGGCAACTGCTGGAGATTTCGGTTCTCCTCAGGCGAGAATGTGGCGTCCGGTGTCAGAACGTGAAACACAATGCCAAACAGGAGCATTGCCCCGAGTGCCACGGCCATGATGATCCGTTCGAGCGGAATTTTGTGATTCATGGTTGATCCTCCTTAGAAGCGGAAATACAAAAACGGGTTATACGTCGCATCCACAAGATACGATAGGCTGCAGAAGAGCGCCGCGGCGTAGAGCAGCCCGAGCGCGCAGCGCCCGGCGGTGCCGGCCGCACGCAGCCGCTCCATGAGTTTTGACGCAAGCGGCGTCGCGCAGATGCCGAAGAGCACCAGAAGCGGCAGATAGTTGACAAGGCTGTACAGACCCGACCGGTCGACCAGCGGTGCGCCGCCGAACATGGCCCCGAGATAGCCGCCGATTTTGCCGAGGTTCTCAAAGCTGAAGATCACCCAGCTGACCCCGATGAGAAACAGTGTGTAGAGATGGCGCAAAAAACCGGGCAGGCGTTCGAGCAGTTTTCCCAAAAAGAGCCTCTCCACTATGATGATGACGCCGAAGTAGGCGCCCCAGAGCACAAAGTTCCAGCTCGCGCCGTGCCACAGACCCGTGCAGAGCCAGACAATGGCCATGTTGCGAAGCGTCTTTGCCATTCCCTTTCGGTTTCCTCCAAGGGGAATGTAGACATACTCCCGAAACCAGGTTCCGAGTGTGATGTGCCAGCGGCGCCAGAATTCCGAAATGGATTTTGAGACATAGGGGTGGTCAAAATTCTCCGGAAAGTCAAAGCCGAACATGTGTCCAAGGCCGATTGCCATATCCGAGTAGCCGGAGAAGTCAAAGTAAATCTGAAACGCGAACGCGAACACACCGAGCCAGGCCGACAGCACCGACCAGCTCGAGGCGGCATAGACAGTATCCCAGAGCATGCCGACGTTGTTTGCAATGAGCACTTTCTTGAACAGACCCCTCAGAAAGCGCTCCACGCCGAGCAGAAACTGCGGCAAATTCTCCCGCCGGAACGTGAGCTTCTCGGCCACATCCTGGTAGCGGACAATGGGTCCCGCAATGAGCTGCGGAAACATGGCCACATAGGCTCCGAACGAGATGATGTTGCGCTGAACCGGCGCGTCGCCGCGGTAGACGTCAATGGTGTAGGACATGGTCTGAAACGTGTAAAACGAGATGCCGATGGGCAGCGGCAGATTCATCTGCGCAAGCGAGAGGCCAAATGCGGCGTTGAGCGTTCCAATGAGAAAGTCGGCGTATTTGAAAAAGCCGAGCAGCCCCAGATTGATGATGGCCGAAGAAGCCACAACCAGCTTTGCCAGGGTGCGCTTTCCCCGGTCGAGCGCCCGTCTGACGAGCAGACCGTGCACATAGTCCACCAGCGTGGAAAAGAGCATGAGTACGACGTAGACCGGCTCACCCCATGCGTAAAACACCAGGCTGAACACAAACAGAATGAAATTGCGCCCTCCTCGCGGGCACAGGTAATAGGCCGCCAGCACCAGCGGCAAAAAGCAGAACAGAAACAGAAGACTTGAAAAGACCATGTATCCCTCTCCTCAGGTATTGTGGCTCTGTGGCGATATAGAGTCAGTATATCACAGTGTTTTGTTTTCTTACACAGGCACGTTGCCTTTGGACGCAGCGCACAAAAAAAGGTTCCATCTTTCGGCAGCCTCGACAGCCGCCTTGTCCTTGATGTTGCATGTCCGTCATGTTAAAATTAATTTATCTGTCGAAACAGGCAGGAAGAGGGAGTCCGGCTGAATGCCGCACAACCTGCAGGCCCGCTTTGTCGGCACCCCGTCCGCTCCCACTGTGGGAGACGATTCTGATTATGGAGAGAGCCTACCGCCAGGAGGCCGGTTACCACTATGAGCAATGCACAGAGTGTCTTCAACATCATCGGGCCGGTGATGATCGGTCCATCCAGTTCCCACACCGCCGGCGCGGCGAGACTTGGAAAAATCGCGCGCGCCTTTCTCGGCTCAACGCCGCGCAGCGCCCGCATGGAGCTTCACGGCTCTTTCTGGCACACCCACGAGGGCCATGGAACTGACCTTGCCATTGTCGCAGGACTGCTCGGTTTTGACACCGACGACGAGCGCATCAAGCGCTCCTTTTCCATTGCCGCCGAACAGGGGCTGCACTTCTCTTTCGAGCCCGCCGACCTCGGCGACGTGCACCCAAATAGCGTGCGCTTTCATCTGCGCTCCGATGCGGATTCCATTGAGCTGACCGGCGCGTCGGTGGGCGGCGGCAACATTCTCGTCACCGAGGTCATGGGCTTTGAGACCAAGCTGACCGGCCGGAGCAACGCCCTGTTCACCATCCACGAAGACCGCCCCGGCGTCATCGCCTCGGTCGCACAGGTGGTCGCCCGCCATCGGATCAACATTGCATTTATGCGCGTCTCCCGACAGGATGAGGGAACTCTCGCCTGTATGATTCTCGAGAGCGACAGCGCCCTGCCGCCTCAGGCCGTACAGGAGATCGCGGCGCTCCCCCCCATCCGTGCGGCGCGTGTCATTGAGAAAGTGTAGGTGTGAAATGAAAGAGATTTCTCTTTGCGATATGGCTGCCCGCGCCGAGGCGCTTGGCATCTCTCTGGGAGAACTCGCGCTGCGCGACGAGGCGCAGCGCTCGGGCACCGACGCCGAACAGGTTCTCGAACAGATGACAGAGACCTGGGGCGTCATGCGCGAATCGGTTCGCGCCGGCCTTGAAAAGCCGCGCCGTTCACGCGGCGGCATGATCGGCGGCGAGGGCATTCTTCTGAAGACCTACCTTGGCCAGTCGCACAGCTACTGCGGGGAATCTGTGCTGGGCGCGGTGAGTGCTGCGCTCGCCGTCTCCTGCCAGAACGCCGCTATGGGCAAGATTGTCGCCGCTCCCACCGCCGGCGCGTCCGGCATCCTGCCGGGAGTTCTCACCATGATCGCCGAGCGCGATGGCAAGTCCGAGCGTGAGATCGCGCTCGCACTCTTCACCGCGGCGGCCGTGGGACTTGTCATCTCGGCAAACGCGAGCCTGTCGGGCGCGGCGGGCGGCTGTCAGGCCGAGTGCGGTTCCGGCGCCGCAATGGCCGCGGCCGCGGCCGTGGAGCTCGCCGGCGGCACCCCGCGGCAGGCCTGCCACGCGGTCGCCATGACTCTGAAAAACCAGATGGGCCTTGTCTGCGACCCGGTCGCAGGGCTCGTCGAGGTTCCCTGCGCCAAGAGAAACGCGGCCGGCGCGGCGTTGGCGCTCGTCTCGGCGGATATGGCGCTTGCGGGAATTGAGAGCGTCATTCCCGCCGACGAAGTCATCGTTGCCATGGGCAAGGTGGGCAGGGCTCTGCCGGAGAGTCTTCGCGAAACCTCCAAGGGTGGACTTGCCGCCACGCCAACCGGCCGGCAAATTGCGGACAGGCTGGGCGGAAATCTGTCAAAACTCTGAGAAAATTGGCGGCAAAGTGGGGCTGCCGCCCAAAAAACGCTCCCATTTCAAACAAATCGTATCATCGTATCGTCAAATAGGTGATTGCGGTGGGACAGAAAGGATTTCAACATGGCAAATCCCGCCTTTGAAACGCAAGAGGAGCTGCTGTGCTACCTCTATCAATATAAAGATGATTTTTATCGTCTTGCCTACGGCTATGTAAAAAACGAACAGGACGCGCTCGATGTGGTCTCCGACTCGCTGTACAAGGCGTCAAGCTACTTTCATACACTGCAGAACAAGAGCTATGCCAAGACCTGGTTTTACCGCATTGTCGTCAATACGTCGATCGATTTTCTCCGGCGCCGCAAGCGCTCAAATGTCGTCGACGAGGACATTGCCTCACTGCCCTACCACGACCCTGATTCCGTGGAGCTGGTCGATCTGCGAAACGGCATCGACCGGCTGGCGCCGAAGTTCAAAACGGTAATCATTCTGCGCTTTTTCGAGGACCTCAAACTCGAGGAAATTGCGCAGATTCAGCAGTGCAGCATCAACACTGTCAAATCCCGTCTCTACGCGGCACTTCGCAAGCTGAAACTCGATCTGACGGAGGACACTATGCAGGAGAACGGATCAAAATGAACCGAATGCAACGCCTGAAAGAAGAATACCGCTCCATCCGCGCCCCCGAGCGTCTGACAGAGGTCTTTGACGCCGCACGGGAGTGTGCGGCGTCATCCCCGTCGCGGGGATGGCACTTCGTGCGCTGGGCGGCCGCGGCCGTGTGCTGTCTGTTTCTCTGCTTTACGGTGGCGCTCAACCTCTTTCCCTCCTTTGCGGCGGCCCTCGACCAAAATGGAGCGTTTACGCCGCTGGTTCAGATTCTGACAATCTCCAAAACCAATATTGAAGAGGAAAGCAAGGGGGCAACCGTCGTGCAGGGCAGTGTGACCGGCCTTGCGGACGAGGCGCTCTCCGATCAGCTCAACAGCGAACTCGCCGGTATTTCAGACGGCGCCATCGAACAGGTGCAAACACTGCTCGCGGACGAGGCACCGCTGTTTGTAAACAGCACCTATGAGACCAAGTTTTCAAGTGACCGAATGCTCTCTTTTCTGGTCTATGTCGACTCCTCGAGCGCCTCGACGGAAAATCAGGTCTACTGCTACAACATTGACCTTGAGAAAAACGAAGTGCTCACGCTCAGCGATCTTCTCGCCGAGCAGCAGCCCGACTATATTGATACCATCAGCGCAGAAATCCGCGAGGAAATTCTCACCTCCCCCGAGTCGGATTTCTTCTACGATGAGAACGGCGCGCTGCTCTTTGAGACCATCGAGGCAGATCAGAGCTACTACATCAATACGGATGAGCAGCTTGTCATCGTATTCGACCAGTTTGCAATCGCTCCCGGTTCCATGGGAACACCCGAGTTCATCGTGGACAGTGTCAGTGTTGCCCCTCTTTTGGAACCATAGGTAAGCATAAAGAAAAAGCCGAATGACTTCGGCTTTTTTTAAACCTTTCTCCTGCGAATTTTGTCTAAAAGAATAGTGAAAAAACACTGTTTTTATGCTAGACTGTACTTGGGAAGTACAAACGTCAATGTGAGGTATTGCAAATGTCCCTGCGCTATATCAGTGTAACGAAAATATTGGTTGTAACTCTGCTCGTGTTTGCTCTTGCTGTCGGGTCGGTTGTGGGGCTGCGCTTTCTGCACAGCAACGCTCTCGCCCTCGAACCCGAGCAGCCTCAGCAGGACGGCCGCATGGTGGAGCAGCTCGATGGCACGCTCTACCGATACATCGATGAACAGAGCGGCTATCTGATCAATCTTTCCTATCCCGTGCTCGGTGTGGAGGAGGTTGACAGCGTAATCAGCCGTCGGGTCTTTGACACGATAAATTCTTTTGTCTCCTACGCGGCGGAAAATCCTCCGAAAGGAGATCAGACCCGCCCGGTTCTCACTCTGTCGCACTCCATGCACGAGGATGACTATGTCGTCTACTTTGACTTCACCACTCAGCTCACCCGCACCGGCAGCACAGACATTGAGGAGGGGCATTTCACCCTTGTCTTTCCGCCGTCTCTCGTCCATCCCGAACCCGAACCCGAGCCGGAACCTGAGCCGCAGCCGGAGAAGACCTGGCCCGACCCGTCAAAGCCGATGGTTGCCCTCACCTTTGACGACGGACCGAACGCTACATACACCGCCGCGATCCTCGACGCCCTCAAGGAGTATGGCGGCCACGCAACTTTCTTCGTCGTGGGGACCCGGCTCGGCGGCGAAAAGAATCAGGCAGTGCTCAGGCGCATCGTGGACGAGGGCAGTGAAATCGGCAATCATACCCAGAGCCACAAGAACCTCGCCAAGTCATCTGTGGATACGATTCGCGATCAGATTCAATACGTCAATGACAGAGTGACCGAGATCACAGGTGTCACACCGACGTGGCTGCGCCCGCCCTATGGGGCAAAGAACTCGCAGCTCAGCCAGGTCGCAGGTATGCCCTTTGCCATGTGGTCGATTGACACGCTCGACTGGAAGACCAAAGATGCCGACAAGACCTATTCCACCACCATGAACAGCGTCAAAGACGGCAGCATTGTCCTCATGCACGACATCCACAAGACGACCATTCCCGCCGCCGTCAAGCTCATACGCGACTTGAACGCAAAGGGATACCAGCTTGTCACCGTCAGCGAGCTCTACGAGGCGCGCGGCATTGACCCGGTTGACGGCAAGTCCTATTTCAGCGCCTACAAGTAATGCGGCTAGCCGGATGTAAAATTTCGTTGTCGCGTGCAGATCCACTGTTTTCCAAGCGCACCCCATATGGGGTGCGCTTTTCCCTTTGTATGGGCAGCAGCCGTTTTCCCACCGAGCGCCGCCTGTCAAAACTTTACCGCCGATGGGCAACTGCCGGACGCTGCGCATAGAATAGAGGGGGCCGGTGCAGGACTGCGGCCCTCTGCTCACATTTTTGAAAGGACAATTTTATGGATATCACAAAAGGCTTTTCTCCCACGCGGCAGTACACCTCCATCACACCGCGCGAGGTCCATGAGCTCATGGCAACGGGTTGTGACTGTACACTGCTCGATGTGCGAACGCCCGACGAATATGAGCAGTATCACATCGCGGGCAGCGTCTCGCTGCCCGACTACGAGCTCATCGCCGGCAACATTCCGCTCAAAAAGACCTCCCCGGTCGTCGTCTACTGTCAGAGCGGCGCGCGAAGCTACACCGCCTGCCTGAGGCTTCTGCGGCTCGGCTTCTGTAAAGTTTACGACATGGGCGCCATCACCCGGTGGCCCTACGGCTTTGAATAGATAAAATGCGTCTCATATCGCACAAAGCGACAGTTGTTTTTTAAAAAGCGTATACAAGACAGCGAAAATCCTTTATAATGGTGTGTGGCCTATTTGGCAGGAACTCGAAAACAAAGGAGATTGACCATTTTGATCAGAGAAGATTTGCGCAACATCGCAATCATCGCACACGTCGACCACGGCAAGACTACGCTGGTTGACGAGATGCTCAAGCAGGGGGGCGCTTTCCGCGAACACCAGGTCGTGGAGGAGCGCGTCATGGACAGCAACGATCTTGAGCGCGAGCGCGGCATCACCATACTCGCCAAAAATACCGCCGCCTCCTACAACGGCGTCAAGATCAACATTGTCGACACTCCCGGCCACGCCGATTTCGGCGGCGAGGTGGAGCGCGTGCTCAAAATGGTCAACGGCGTGCTGCTACTTGTCGATGCCTTTGAGGGTCCCATGCCCCAGACGCGCTTTGTTCTCTCAAAGGCGCTCGAACTCGGGCATCGCATCATCATCGTCGTCAACAAAATCGACAAGGACGGCGCGCGCCCCTACGAGGTGGGCGAGGAAGTCCTCGAGCTTCTGCTCGATCTCGATGCGAGCGAGGAACAGCTCGACAGTCCGGTTGTCTTCTGCTCAGGGCGCGACGGCACCGCCTCCCTCTCCCCCGACATCAAGGGCACCGACCTCGATCCCCTGTTCAAATCCATCCTCGATTACATTCCGGCGCCCGAGGGCGACCCCGACGCGCCGTTTCAGATGCTGGTCTCCTCCATCGACTACAACGAGTATGTCGGGCGCATAGCCATCGGGCGCATCGAGCGCGGTACGGTGCGCCAGAATCAGGAGGTCACCATCGTTCAGTACCACGATCACAACAAGACCTATAAGGGCAAGGTGACCAATCTCTATCAGATTGAGGGGCTCGACCGCCGGCCGGTCTCCACAGCTTCCATCGGCGATATCGTCTGCATCTCCGGCCTTGAGGAAATCACCATCGGCGACACCATCTGCTCGCCGGAGGATGCGACGCCCCTGCCCTTTGTCAAGATCTCCGAGCCCACCGTCGAGATGACTTTCTCGGTCAACGACAGCCCCTTTGCGGGACGCGAGGGCAAATTTGTCACCAGCCGCCATCTGCGCGACCGGCTCTTCCGCGAGCTGCTCAAGGACGTATCGCTGCGCGTCAGCGAGACCGATTCCACCGACAGTTTCCGCGTGTGCGGGCGCGGCGAGATGCACCTGTCCATTCTCATTGAGACCATGCGCCGCGAGGGCTATGAATTTCAGGTCAGCACACCGAAAGTCCTCTTCAAGGAGATCGACGGCGTCAAATGTGAGCCAATCGAACGCCTTGTCATCGACGTACCGGAGGACTGTGTCGGCTCCGTCATGGAGAAGATGGGCAACCGCAAGGGCGAGCTCATTGAGATGCACCCGCAGGGAAGCCGCATGAAACTTGAATTTCTCATCCCCTCGCGCGGGCTCTTCGGCTATCGCAGCGAGTTTATGACCGACACCAAGGGCGAGGGCATCATGAACACCATCTTCGACAGCTACCAGCCCTACAAGGGCGATATTGTGCAGCGCGCCTACGGGTCGCTGATCGCCTTTGAGTCGGGCGAGTCGATCACCTACGGCCTCTACAACGCCCAGGAGCGCGGCACCCTCTTCATCGGCGCCGGCGTTCCGGTCTACGAGGGCATGGTCGTCGGCATGTCCCCGAAATCGGAGGATATTGCGCTGAACGTCTGCAAGAAAAAGCAGCTGACCAACACCCGCGCCAGCGGCTCGGACGATGCGCTTCGTCTCATTCCGCCGAAGATCATGAGCCTTGAGCAGTGCCTTGAATTCATCACGGACGACGAGCTGCTCGAGGTCACGCCAAAGAGCCTTAGAATCCGCAAGCGGATTTTAAACAACGCCCTTCGCATGAAAGCAAAGAGCAAATAGATCAAAAGAGGCGCGCCGTCCGGCGCGCCTCTTTTGATCACTGTTCCTCACCCGTGCAAAGACCCGACGCAATCCGCCTGAGCGCGGCCGACAGGCTGCAAAGCTCCAGTATGAGCGCGCCGCGCGCCTGCTGCTCCGGCAGCCCGCTCACCCGGTGCGCCATCTGCTCGACGAGCTGCTGCGTCTCGTCGCGCGAGGCTGCCTTGTGCTCAAGGTAGGTGTTGTACATGCTGGAAAGCTCTTCCCTGCGGTCGTTTTTCTCATAGCCGCCCTCGCCATACAGCTCCTGCATGAACTGCTTGATCTCGCCGATCGAGAGCGTCTGCTTGAGATTGTAAATCACGAGCATCTGCAAAATCTGTTCGCGGGTGTACTTCTTGCCCCGAATCGGCTTGATCAGACCGTCTTTGCTGTAGTTGTTGATCATGGTCTTGGTGAGCACTCTGCCGTCCGCGGCGGGGGCTCGCCTTATTTTTTCGTCAAAAAGGGTGATGATCTGATCCATATAGAGGTCGAGATTGGGAATATCCTCCACTCTCATGTCTTCATCTGACAGAACGCTGCTCACAATTTGGTCCAGCGCCTCGTTTGAAATTGCCATGTTTCGCCCTCCAAATCCGCTACAATAAAGCTTGTCCCCATCAGTCTAACCGATTCTCTTCTAAAAATCAAGAAAATGTCTTTTCTTTTATTGCAAGTTGTGATAAAATAATCATATAATATAGTAATAAAAACTACATTTAGTTGTGAGGTCACTTTATCATGAAACAATTCTGGAATGGCGCGCGGGAGCCGCTGAGTTTTCAAACCCACTTTGTCGGCGCCTTTGTCTGTCTGCTGGGCACCATACTGCTGATTGCAAAGTCCCTGCGCGCCGTGCCCTACTCGCTGCTCAACACTGTGTCGGTGACTATTTTCGGCATCTCCATGATCGCGCTCTACTCGGCGAGTGCCGCGCACCACTACTGCAACGGCAGCGACCGGACAAAGCTCATCTTTCGCAAGCTCGACCACTCGATGATCTATGTTCTCATTGCCGGCACCTACACGCCTTTCTGTCTGAGTCTTCTGCCCCACCCCAAGGGAATCTACTTCACCATCTATGTCTGGGCCTTTGCCCTGATCGGCATCATCGTCAAATGCTGCTGGTTCAACGCGCCGCGATGGCTCTACACGTCGATTTATATCATCATGGGGTGGACGGCGCTGCTCGATCTGCCCGCCTTTTCCAGGATCAATCCCACCGCATTTTTCCTGGTTTTGCTCGGCGGGGTTATCTACACGGTCGGAGGGGTCATGTACGCCCTCAAAAAGCCTAATTTTTTCGCCAAATTTGGGTTTCACGAGCTCTTTCATGTGTTGATTATTCTGGCGACTCTGTGCCACTTTTTTGCCGTCTATTACTTCGTCGCTTGACAGCCACGCGCCCCTGCGATACCATAGCTACATCAACAGAATAAAGGAGCGTTACCCATGGTTCGTCACATTGTCTTCTGGAACATCAAAGCGGATGCCGAGGGAGGCCGTGAGCACTGCTGCAAGCTCATCAAGCAAAAGCTCGAGGCTCTTGTCGGCGTCGTGCCCGGTCTCTTGAAGCTCGAGGTCGGCATCAACTACAACCCTGCCGGCCACGACCTGTGTCTGCTGTCGGAGCTTACGGACAGAGAGGCACTCGACGGCTATCAGAATCATCCCGCCCACCTCGAGGCCGCCGGCTATGTACGAAGCGTCACCGAGGGCCGCGCAGTCTGTGACTGTGAGTTTTAATCCAAAGAGAAAAGCGCGCCGCAAAAGCGGCGCGCTTTTTTTCTATTCTCCGTGAACCCAGCCGCGAATTGCCCGGTAGAGCGAGCGGTACCGCTCGGCGAGCGCAAGGTAGCGCGTGTGGTTCTGCGCATTTGGCTGCACGGTTTTCTGCGTGCGCACCATCGCTGCCGCCGCCTGCGGCAGCGTGTCGTACATCCCCGCGGCCCGCGCGGCACAGATGCCGCACCCGAGCGCGACTGAGTAGTCGCAGGTGACGAGAAACGGCACGCCCGAGACATCCGCGTGAATCTGCAAAAAGATGTCCGATCGCGTCGTTCCGCCCGAGATGCACACGGCGTTGAGCGGAAAGCCCTTTTCGGTGAACGCCCGCAGCAGATCGTCCGTGCCGTAGGCCACGCCCTCCATCACGGCGCGGAAGACCGCCTCGCGCGGCGTGTTCATGGACAGGCCGTAAATCAGCCCGCGCACATCGGGATCGTTGTGCGGCACACGGTTGCCCTGCCAGTAGTCGAGAACGGTCAGTCCTCCGCTGCCCGGCGGCACCTGCGCCGCAAGCCGGTCCAACTCGCGGAAAGCGTCGTCGCCGAGGTCGCGGCAGAATTCACGCTTGAACCAGCGCAGAATCGAGCCGGTCGAGACCTGGCCGCGAAAGCTGGTGTAGTACCCATCAACGAGAAAGTCGGGCCCGAGGTTGATCTCGTCTCCCCGGCCGAACATGGGCTCCTGCGTGACAGCCATCGCGAGGTTGGAGGAGCCCGTCATCAGCGCGACCGGTCCCGGCGCCGCAACACCCATACCGAGCATGCCGATGGAGGAGTCGATCCCCCCCTGCACCACCATCACATCTGTGTCGAGACCGAGCTCCTGCGCGGCCTCGGGCGAGAGCATACCGACTCTCTCACCTGCGCTCACCGCCCGGGAGGGCAGTTTCGGCAGAACTGCTCCCAGTCCCACTGTCCGGTAGAAGTCCCGCTCAAAATCGCCTTTTCTCTTGTTGTAGCCCCAGTTGCAGGCTGTGTTCACCGAGAAACACCACTCGCCCGTCAGGCGGTGGTTGAGATAGTCCTGGTACTCGCACAGGACGTCGGCCCTCTCACAGAGCTCCGGCCGGTTTCGCAGCAGCCACAGCGCCTTGCATACGAA harbors:
- a CDS encoding DUF3298 and DUF4163 domain-containing protein, yielding MNRMQRLKEEYRSIRAPERLTEVFDAARECAASSPSRGWHFVRWAAAAVCCLFLCFTVALNLFPSFAAALDQNGAFTPLVQILTISKTNIEEESKGATVVQGSVTGLADEALSDQLNSELAGISDGAIEQVQTLLADEAPLFVNSTYETKFSSDRMLSFLVYVDSSSASTENQVYCYNIDLEKNEVLTLSDLLAEQQPDYIDTISAEIREEILTSPESDFFYDENGALLFETIEADQSYYINTDEQLVIVFDQFAIAPGSMGTPEFIVDSVSVAPLLEP
- the typA gene encoding translational GTPase TypA: MIREDLRNIAIIAHVDHGKTTLVDEMLKQGGAFREHQVVEERVMDSNDLERERGITILAKNTAASYNGVKINIVDTPGHADFGGEVERVLKMVNGVLLLVDAFEGPMPQTRFVLSKALELGHRIIIVVNKIDKDGARPYEVGEEVLELLLDLDASEEQLDSPVVFCSGRDGTASLSPDIKGTDLDPLFKSILDYIPAPEGDPDAPFQMLVSSIDYNEYVGRIAIGRIERGTVRQNQEVTIVQYHDHNKTYKGKVTNLYQIEGLDRRPVSTASIGDIVCISGLEEITIGDTICSPEDATPLPFVKISEPTVEMTFSVNDSPFAGREGKFVTSRHLRDRLFRELLKDVSLRVSETDSTDSFRVCGRGEMHLSILIETMRREGYEFQVSTPKVLFKEIDGVKCEPIERLVIDVPEDCVGSVMEKMGNRKGELIEMHPQGSRMKLEFLIPSRGLFGYRSEFMTDTKGEGIMNTIFDSYQPYKGDIVQRAYGSLIAFESGESITYGLYNAQERGTLFIGAGVPVYEGMVVGMSPKSEDIALNVCKKKQLTNTRASGSDDALRLIPPKIMSLEQCLEFITDDELLEVTPKSLRIRKRILNNALRMKAKSK
- a CDS encoding MBOAT family O-acyltransferase; this encodes MVFSSLLFLFCFLPLVLAAYYLCPRGGRNFILFVFSLVFYAWGEPVYVVLMLFSTLVDYVHGLLVRRALDRGKRTLAKLVVASSAIINLGLLGFFKYADFLIGTLNAAFGLSLAQMNLPLPIGISFYTFQTMSYTIDVYRGDAPVQRNIISFGAYVAMFPQLIAGPIVRYQDVAEKLTFRRENLPQFLLGVERFLRGLFKKVLIANNVGMLWDTVYAASSWSVLSAWLGVFAFAFQIYFDFSGYSDMAIGLGHMFGFDFPENFDHPYVSKSISEFWRRWHITLGTWFREYVYIPLGGNRKGMAKTLRNMAIVWLCTGLWHGASWNFVLWGAYFGVIIIVERLFLGKLLERLPGFLRHLYTLFLIGVSWVIFSFENLGKIGGYLGAMFGGAPLVDRSGLYSLVNYLPLLVLFGICATPLASKLMERLRAAGTAGRCALGLLYAAALFCSLSYLVDATYNPFLYFRF
- a CDS encoding rhodanese-like domain-containing protein, encoding MDITKGFSPTRQYTSITPREVHELMATGCDCTLLDVRTPDEYEQYHIAGSVSLPDYELIAGNIPLKKTSPVVVYCQSGARSYTACLRLLRLGFCKVYDMGAITRWPYGFE
- a CDS encoding DUF1836 domain-containing protein → MAISNEALDQIVSSVLSDEDMRVEDIPNLDLYMDQIITLFDEKIRRAPAADGRVLTKTMINNYSKDGLIKPIRGKKYTREQILQMLVIYNLKQTLSIGEIKQFMQELYGEGGYEKNDRREELSSMYNTYLEHKAASRDETQQLVEQMAHRVSGLPEQQARGALILELCSLSAALRRIASGLCTGEEQ
- a CDS encoding polysaccharide deacetylase family protein, with translation MVVTLLVFALAVGSVVGLRFLHSNALALEPEQPQQDGRMVEQLDGTLYRYIDEQSGYLINLSYPVLGVEEVDSVISRRVFDTINSFVSYAAENPPKGDQTRPVLTLSHSMHEDDYVVYFDFTTQLTRTGSTDIEEGHFTLVFPPSLVHPEPEPEPEPEPQPEKTWPDPSKPMVALTFDDGPNATYTAAILDALKEYGGHATFFVVGTRLGGEKNQAVLRRIVDEGSEIGNHTQSHKNLAKSSVDTIRDQIQYVNDRVTEITGVTPTWLRPPYGAKNSQLSQVAGMPFAMWSIDTLDWKTKDADKTYSTTMNSVKDGSIVLMHDIHKTTIPAAVKLIRDLNAKGYQLVTVSELYEARGIDPVDGKSYFSAYK
- a CDS encoding DHHW family protein — translated: MNHKIPLERIIMAVALGAMLLFGIVFHVLTPDATFSPEENRNLQQLPKFTLRRLYDGDFAEDFESYLADQFPSRDFFIGVKADLQRLSMKTDNNGVYFGREGFLFESLKEPDQGIIEKNIEGLNLLAATTGKKVAFIPVPSAAQMLPQLQPPFAPQYDQSITLETIRQKLSDDVKLGDLFGELSDGARQYYYRTDHHWNEQGAYVGYVKLCELLGIEPFGREDFTFELVSEEFRGTLYSTSGYKHVEPDSIVLNVKTDNPEIPMTVVDDGTERDSLFWRERLEEKDQYTVYEGGNHALVVTHNEQGNGRKLLLIKDSYAHVLLPYLAANYSEVHMMDLRYYATGVYDYIEDNGIDDIAALYSMKTFGELVLNPLHMVPKD
- the sdaAB gene encoding L-serine ammonia-lyase, iron-sulfur-dependent subunit beta, with the protein product MSNAQSVFNIIGPVMIGPSSSHTAGAARLGKIARAFLGSTPRSARMELHGSFWHTHEGHGTDLAIVAGLLGFDTDDERIKRSFSIAAEQGLHFSFEPADLGDVHPNSVRFHLRSDADSIELTGASVGGGNILVTEVMGFETKLTGRSNALFTIHEDRPGVIASVAQVVARHRINIAFMRVSRQDEGTLACMILESDSALPPQAVQEIAALPPIRAARVIEKV
- a CDS encoding RNA polymerase sigma factor, with amino-acid sequence MANPAFETQEELLCYLYQYKDDFYRLAYGYVKNEQDALDVVSDSLYKASSYFHTLQNKSYAKTWFYRIVVNTSIDFLRRRKRSNVVDEDIASLPYHDPDSVELVDLRNGIDRLAPKFKTVIILRFFEDLKLEEIAQIQQCSINTVKSRLYAALRKLKLDLTEDTMQENGSK
- the sdaAA gene encoding L-serine ammonia-lyase, iron-sulfur-dependent, subunit alpha, with product MKEISLCDMAARAEALGISLGELALRDEAQRSGTDAEQVLEQMTETWGVMRESVRAGLEKPRRSRGGMIGGEGILLKTYLGQSHSYCGESVLGAVSAALAVSCQNAAMGKIVAAPTAGASGILPGVLTMIAERDGKSEREIALALFTAAAVGLVISANASLSGAAGGCQAECGSGAAMAAAAAVELAGGTPRQACHAVAMTLKNQMGLVCDPVAGLVEVPCAKRNAAGAALALVSADMALAGIESVIPADEVIVAMGKVGRALPESLRETSKGGLAATPTGRQIADRLGGNLSKL